In one Butyrivibrio proteoclasticus B316 genomic region, the following are encoded:
- a CDS encoding FAD-dependent oxidoreductase gives MVEKFDRIIIGAGLYGLYSALFCGKKGLSVLVLEKEPDSFSRATYINQARVHMGYHYPRSLSTAMKSAGYFKRFVDDYKFCIHDKFEQIYATSENFSWTNAAQFVDFCKAAGIKCDEVPAGRWFQNKMCDGAFLTEEYTYDAHVLRDFFLDEISKLSNVTLKFGADIDTIERDGEEYKVGLTDGKAFSSGFVLNATYASVNQILKKVFPDESFAIKYELCEIILCDVDDNLKNTGLTVMDGPFFSIMPFGLTGKHSLTSVTFTPHVTSYDELPTFTCQKRLAQKGGYKCIPECLGNCNRCPEKPESSWDYMSHLAQKYMKPEYGFYYRESLFSMKPILKSSEIDDSRPTAIRVHSTEPTFISVLSGKINTVYDLDEYL, from the coding sequence ATGGTTGAAAAGTTTGACAGAATAATAATCGGAGCAGGTCTCTATGGTTTATACTCAGCGCTTTTTTGTGGAAAAAAAGGGCTGAGTGTTCTTGTACTAGAAAAAGAACCGGATTCTTTTTCTAGAGCCACTTATATCAATCAGGCAAGAGTTCATATGGGGTATCATTACCCAAGGAGCTTGTCGACGGCTATGAAGTCAGCAGGATATTTCAAGAGATTTGTAGACGATTATAAATTCTGTATTCATGATAAATTTGAACAGATATATGCTACTTCTGAGAATTTCAGCTGGACTAACGCCGCACAGTTTGTGGATTTCTGCAAGGCTGCCGGAATTAAATGTGATGAAGTTCCTGCCGGGAGATGGTTTCAGAACAAGATGTGTGATGGAGCTTTTCTGACAGAAGAGTATACCTATGATGCTCATGTTCTTCGTGATTTTTTTCTTGATGAGATCAGTAAGCTGTCCAATGTGACACTTAAGTTTGGCGCTGATATTGATACAATAGAAAGAGATGGCGAAGAGTACAAGGTTGGCCTTACAGATGGTAAGGCATTCTCATCTGGATTTGTGCTGAATGCAACTTATGCATCAGTCAACCAGATCCTCAAGAAGGTATTTCCTGATGAGAGCTTTGCAATCAAATATGAGCTCTGTGAGATAATTCTGTGTGATGTGGATGATAACCTTAAGAATACAGGACTTACTGTAATGGATGGTCCATTCTTCTCTATAATGCCATTTGGCCTTACGGGTAAGCATTCGCTGACATCGGTTACATTTACTCCGCATGTTACAAGCTATGACGAGCTTCCGACCTTTACCTGCCAGAAGCGTCTTGCCCAAAAAGGTGGATATAAATGTATTCCGGAGTGTCTTGGCAACTGTAACAGATGTCCGGAAAAGCCTGAGTCTTCCTGGGATTATATGAGTCACCTTGCGCAGAAATACATGAAGCCTGAATATGGTTTTTATTACAGAGAATCTCTCTTTTCTATGAAACCAATTTTGAAGAGTTCAGAGATTGATGATTCCAGGCCTACAGCCATCAGGGTTCATTCAACAGAACCTACATTCATAAGTGTTCTGTCAGGGAAGATCAATACGGTTTATGATCTTGATGAGTATTTGTAG
- a CDS encoding NAD-dependent epimerase/dehydratase family protein produces the protein MLDKNIDLSGKRVIVTGAAGFIGSNLCMELIKRYSDIQILGIDNVNDYYDVGIKKDRLKRIAEILGDKVGTAGEYGVSETIGDSRFVFIKGNIADRAVIDKAFDEFKPEVVVNLAAQAGVRYSIENPDAYIEANLIGFYNILEACRHSYDSQKASDDYKGVEHLVYASSSSVYGSNKKIPYSTDDKVDNPVSLYAATKKSNELLAHAYTKLYGIPSTGLRFFTVYGPAGRPDMAYFGFTNKLVKGETIKIFNFGNCKRDFTYVDDIVEGVINVMEKAPDENENGVRYKVYNIGNNDPVNLLDFVDILQQELISAGVLPKDYDFEAHKELVPMQPGDVEVTYADVTPLQQDFGFKPNTPLREGLRKFAKWYKEYYG, from the coding sequence ATGCTTGATAAGAATATAGATTTAAGTGGCAAAAGAGTTATCGTTACAGGTGCGGCCGGCTTTATCGGCTCAAACCTGTGCATGGAGCTCATTAAGAGATACTCAGACATACAGATTCTTGGTATCGATAATGTGAATGATTATTATGACGTTGGTATCAAGAAGGACAGACTTAAGAGAATTGCTGAGATTCTTGGCGACAAGGTTGGAACAGCAGGTGAATACGGAGTTTCTGAGACAATTGGAGATTCCAGGTTTGTATTTATAAAGGGTAACATTGCTGACAGAGCTGTTATCGACAAGGCGTTTGATGAGTTTAAGCCTGAGGTTGTAGTTAACCTTGCGGCTCAGGCAGGAGTTCGTTATTCTATCGAGAATCCTGATGCGTATATTGAGGCTAACCTTATCGGCTTCTATAACATCCTTGAGGCTTGCAGACATTCATATGATTCCCAAAAGGCATCCGATGACTATAAGGGAGTTGAGCACCTTGTATATGCATCAAGTTCAAGTGTATACGGCTCTAACAAGAAGATCCCATACAGCACAGATGACAAGGTAGACAATCCGGTTTCTCTTTATGCTGCAACCAAGAAATCCAATGAGCTTCTGGCACATGCCTACACCAAGCTTTATGGAATTCCCAGCACCGGACTTAGATTCTTTACAGTATATGGTCCTGCCGGAAGACCGGATATGGCTTACTTTGGTTTCACCAACAAACTTGTTAAGGGCGAAACTATCAAGATATTTAACTTTGGTAATTGTAAGAGAGACTTTACTTACGTTGATGACATTGTTGAGGGTGTTATCAATGTTATGGAGAAGGCTCCGGATGAGAACGAGAACGGAGTCAGATATAAGGTTTATAACATCGGTAACAATGATCCTGTAAATCTTCTTGATTTTGTGGATATCCTTCAGCAGGAGCTTATAAGTGCAGGGGTTCTTCCCAAGGACTATGATTTCGAGGCTCACAAGGAGCTTGTTCCTATGCAGCCCGGAGATGTAGAAGTTACTTATGCGGATGTAACACCACTTCAGCAGGATTTTGGCTTTAAGCCAAACACACCACTTCGCGAAGGCCTTCGTAAATTTGCCAAGTGGTACAAGGAATATTATGGTTGA
- a CDS encoding WecB/TagA/CpsF family glycosyltransferase: MGRRFSKKKLFVLDELALVLAFFTALIVRYTRMFSIWTTFYDGLYVSLLVFIVLVQAIIFMGYDARRASIMAQDKVQNVFSVIKGRILLFIAIIIYLYVIQQATNSSRFVIPAIVVIDAVYEFVFRMLLKRHYINKYGDGSEKVLEIRAPYPEESRIIELIADGKTKKALIYPQGADETKTNMIIEILEKNGIHPYVALDSLGYMVRSGIVSDINDHASIPVAVRSEHCDLFGIHYAVARTEEAVLHVIRHIHELSGEYICFSNVHTSVMGKENQDYRRVLNASAFTFPDGNPIAQFQQKMGFELSERVAGPDFMDHMFKNTADGRISHYFYGASQETLDALKENLLAKYPDINIKGMYSPPFRALSPEEDKANVDMINAANADIVWIGLGAPKQEKWMRDHKGQIHGVMMGVGAGFDFHAGTIRRAPKWIQNIGFEWLYRLFQDPGRLVKRYFVTNVKYMYYMLLEKFR; this comes from the coding sequence ATGGGAAGACGTTTTTCCAAGAAAAAATTATTTGTACTTGATGAGCTGGCACTGGTGCTGGCTTTCTTTACTGCGCTCATCGTCAGATATACCAGAATGTTCAGTATCTGGACTACTTTTTATGATGGCTTATATGTATCGCTTCTTGTATTTATTGTGCTTGTCCAGGCTATTATTTTCATGGGGTACGATGCAAGACGTGCTTCAATCATGGCTCAGGACAAGGTCCAGAATGTTTTTTCCGTGATCAAGGGAAGAATATTATTGTTTATAGCGATCATCATCTATCTTTATGTTATCCAGCAGGCTACTAACTCATCAAGGTTTGTTATTCCTGCTATCGTAGTTATTGACGCAGTTTACGAGTTTGTTTTCAGAATGCTCCTAAAAAGGCATTACATTAATAAATATGGAGATGGATCGGAAAAGGTTCTTGAGATCAGGGCTCCATATCCTGAGGAGAGCAGGATCATAGAACTTATTGCAGATGGCAAGACAAAGAAAGCTCTTATTTATCCACAGGGAGCGGATGAAACTAAGACTAACATGATCATTGAAATTCTGGAAAAAAACGGCATTCACCCTTATGTGGCACTTGATAGTCTGGGATACATGGTCAGAAGTGGAATTGTAAGTGATATTAATGATCACGCTTCGATTCCTGTGGCTGTTCGAAGTGAGCATTGTGATCTTTTTGGAATTCACTATGCTGTGGCAAGAACCGAGGAAGCTGTTCTTCATGTAATTCGCCATATCCATGAGCTTTCTGGAGAGTATATCTGTTTTTCAAATGTACATACTTCTGTTATGGGTAAAGAGAATCAGGATTATAGAAGAGTTTTGAATGCTTCTGCTTTTACTTTTCCTGATGGAAATCCTATTGCACAGTTTCAACAGAAGATGGGCTTTGAGTTATCTGAGAGAGTTGCAGGTCCTGATTTCATGGATCATATGTTCAAGAATACTGCAGATGGCCGAATTTCACATTATTTTTACGGCGCATCACAGGAAACTCTTGATGCACTTAAGGAAAATCTTCTTGCGAAATATCCTGATATTAATATAAAAGGTATGTATTCTCCGCCATTTAGAGCTCTTTCACCTGAAGAGGATAAGGCCAATGTTGATATGATAAATGCTGCAAATGCGGATATTGTGTGGATTGGTCTTGGAGCACCCAAGCAGGAGAAGTGGATGCGTGATCATAAGGGACAGATCCACGGCGTGATGATGGGGGTTGGAGCAGGTTTTGATTTCCATGCAGGTACGATCAGAAGAGCTCCAAAGTGGATCCAGAATATCGGTTTTGAATGGCTTTACAGATTGTTCCAGGATCCTGGGCGTCTTGTGAAAAGATATTTTGTAACTAATGTTAAGTACATGTATTATATGTTGCTCGAGAAATTTAGATAA
- a CDS encoding LicD family protein, with product MDKSYLDNLKFPASFFEDEVREGFLVTSMMKRYWASQLKVLSFVVQICDKYNLKWYAEYGTLLGTVRHGGYIPWDDDFDICMMRDDWNRFFEVAKKELPESFQVLTLSNNEEYEELIGRVVNCNVIDFGPEHMEKYYGCPYTVGIDLFPLDGIYPDEDKEKDRVARTRKVLKALTLAELADVNNHELYLLLKEIEKENKVVLPLNDKLKNKLRLLAERLYSECDVTECGNVALMPFYIPNNDHIFPRKLYEDIVELPFENVYLNVNARYDELLDLEYGDFLRVNKSGGVHEYPVYSGQESILAEHIGRNPYRYTLDANELLRSVQRYIMRMTRTVDKDTLPNAESMAGGSCADSGAVIKKKAVFLPCKAKWWKTMEPLWKKYMDDPGYEVHVLSIFYYDSDYNGNIGERHDERALFPEYVQVEDCEKFDFETIHPEVIVTQVPYDGFSTFMTVHEFFYSGNLQHFTDELIYIPYFEADAPIEKGDKAWTALSVMVEQEAVVNADKVIVSSDAMRSFYVDKMIELCGDETRMYWEQKVESFEKSAETEDDSGRINNEDDKSDMNAWNQFLGKYAGRKTIIYYITIAFLLRDTGKSIGKIRRALDTFSDSGDKVCAIIVPQEQILNDLANIDEALWKQFTDLVEKIKTTDNCIYDEKGFSLGYMDKWSGYYGDASPLVRKCVQAGIPVMIENIDI from the coding sequence ATGGATAAAAGTTATCTGGACAATTTGAAGTTTCCGGCATCTTTTTTTGAAGATGAGGTAAGAGAGGGCTTTTTGGTTACCAGTATGATGAAACGCTACTGGGCATCGCAGCTAAAGGTCCTTTCTTTTGTTGTGCAGATTTGTGATAAATATAATTTAAAGTGGTATGCGGAATATGGGACACTGCTTGGAACCGTGCGGCACGGCGGATATATTCCCTGGGATGATGACTTTGACATTTGCATGATGAGAGATGATTGGAACAGGTTTTTTGAGGTTGCTAAAAAAGAGTTGCCTGAAAGTTTTCAGGTATTGACACTTTCTAATAATGAGGAATATGAGGAGCTTATCGGAAGAGTAGTAAACTGCAATGTTATTGACTTTGGGCCTGAACATATGGAGAAATATTATGGCTGTCCATATACTGTTGGAATTGATCTTTTTCCTCTTGATGGAATTTACCCAGACGAAGATAAGGAAAAAGACAGAGTTGCAAGGACAAGAAAAGTGTTAAAGGCTCTAACACTGGCTGAGCTGGCCGATGTAAATAATCATGAGCTATATCTTTTGCTAAAAGAAATAGAAAAAGAAAATAAAGTTGTTCTTCCACTAAATGATAAGCTTAAGAATAAACTGAGACTTTTGGCAGAAAGACTTTATTCAGAATGTGATGTGACGGAATGTGGAAACGTGGCATTGATGCCTTTTTATATTCCCAACAATGATCATATTTTTCCTAGAAAATTATATGAGGATATTGTCGAACTACCTTTCGAAAATGTTTATCTTAACGTTAATGCCAGATATGATGAACTGTTAGACCTTGAATATGGAGATTTTTTGCGGGTAAATAAGAGCGGAGGCGTTCACGAATATCCGGTCTATTCCGGGCAGGAGAGTATTCTGGCTGAGCATATTGGCCGCAATCCTTACAGGTATACACTTGATGCCAATGAACTCCTTAGGTCTGTGCAGCGCTATATAATGCGCATGACTAGGACAGTAGATAAAGATACATTACCCAACGCTGAGAGTATGGCAGGCGGAAGCTGTGCAGATAGTGGGGCGGTAATTAAGAAAAAAGCTGTATTTCTTCCCTGTAAGGCTAAATGGTGGAAAACTATGGAGCCTCTCTGGAAGAAGTATATGGATGATCCTGGCTATGAGGTTCATGTTCTTTCAATCTTCTATTATGACAGTGATTACAACGGAAATATAGGAGAGAGGCATGATGAGAGGGCTCTTTTCCCTGAGTATGTGCAGGTAGAGGATTGCGAGAAATTTGACTTTGAGACTATTCACCCTGAGGTTATTGTGACTCAGGTTCCTTATGATGGCTTTAGTACCTTCATGACTGTTCATGAGTTCTTTTACTCGGGAAATCTTCAGCACTTTACTGACGAACTTATTTATATTCCTTATTTTGAGGCTGATGCCCCTATTGAGAAGGGAGACAAGGCCTGGACAGCTCTGTCTGTTATGGTTGAGCAGGAAGCAGTTGTTAACGCTGACAAAGTTATAGTCAGCTCAGATGCTATGCGCAGTTTCTATGTGGATAAGATGATAGAACTCTGCGGTGACGAGACCAGAATGTACTGGGAGCAGAAGGTGGAGAGCTTTGAGAAAAGTGCAGAAACGGAGGATGATTCAGGCAGAATAAACAATGAAGATGACAAATCAGATATGAATGCCTGGAATCAGTTTCTTGGTAAGTATGCTGGGCGTAAAACAATCATATATTATATAACGATTGCATTTCTTTTAAGGGATACAGGAAAGAGCATAGGAAAAATAAGAAGAGCTCTTGATACATTTTCTGATTCAGGAGATAAAGTCTGTGCCATAATAGTGCCTCAGGAGCAGATATTAAATGATCTTGCCAATATAGATGAAGCTCTTTGGAAGCAGTTTACAGACCTTGTAGAAAAAATAAAGACTACGGATAACTGCATTTATGATGAAAAGGGATTTTCTCTTGGCTACATGGATAAGTGGAGCGGCTACTACGGTGATGCCTCCCCGCTTGTAAGAAAGTGCGTACAAGCAGGGATTCCGGTGATGATTGAAAATATAGATATATAA
- a CDS encoding ATP-binding protein has translation MSKFVEIKNPYTLQFSYIPPQFIERTLITNEIINNFIRDIPTYRGMFITGVRGSGKTVMLGDIRNKIGEQDDWITVDLNPESNLLDSLARNLYLIPQLKTMFVKAKLDFSVLGIGVSIERASLIASNEEDALKMMLDVLKKAKKKLLITIDEITYSKDVAKFSHALSSYAGMDYDIYLLMTGLKENIKAIKNQKSLTFLYRAKVTELEALNVTAICNDYQKTLEVSRERAEQLAFKTKGYSLAFQALGYHYWNEICRGSKPDDVDMKHLDSELDESLSELSYDKIWDELSESDKKVLWAMKKLHTNLDSALIKVEDIRKAAAMTSNTFTTYRTRLIDSGVVDGKQHGYLSFKLPRFEEFMNLKLY, from the coding sequence ATGAGCAAATTTGTTGAGATTAAAAATCCATACACATTGCAATTTAGCTATATTCCACCACAGTTCATAGAGCGAACTCTTATCACAAATGAGATAATCAATAACTTCATTCGCGACATTCCAACCTATCGCGGAATGTTTATAACCGGGGTCAGAGGATCCGGTAAGACCGTAATGTTAGGCGACATTCGCAACAAAATCGGCGAGCAGGATGACTGGATCACAGTAGATTTGAATCCTGAGAGCAATCTATTAGATTCTCTTGCACGTAATCTGTACCTGATTCCACAGTTAAAAACAATGTTTGTGAAGGCAAAGCTGGATTTCTCAGTTTTAGGGATAGGCGTCAGTATAGAAAGAGCAAGTCTTATAGCTTCCAACGAAGAGGATGCTCTAAAAATGATGCTCGATGTACTAAAAAAAGCTAAAAAGAAATTGCTAATTACAATCGATGAAATAACATACAGTAAGGATGTAGCCAAGTTTTCTCATGCTCTTTCATCCTATGCCGGAATGGACTACGATATTTACCTTTTAATGACTGGACTAAAAGAAAACATCAAAGCTATCAAAAACCAGAAATCCCTTACCTTCTTGTACAGAGCTAAGGTTACAGAACTTGAAGCCCTCAATGTTACTGCCATATGCAATGACTACCAGAAAACTCTTGAAGTAAGTCGTGAAAGAGCTGAGCAACTCGCTTTTAAAACAAAGGGATATTCTCTTGCATTTCAGGCACTTGGTTATCATTATTGGAACGAGATCTGCCGAGGGAGTAAACCTGATGATGTTGACATGAAGCATCTTGACAGCGAGTTAGATGAATCCTTATCAGAATTGTCCTACGACAAGATATGGGATGAACTGTCTGAAAGTGACAAAAAGGTCCTGTGGGCTATGAAGAAATTACATACCAATCTTGATTCTGCTCTGATAAAGGTAGAAGACATCAGAAAAGCTGCTGCCATGACATCCAATACTTTTACAACTTATAGAACGAGACTAATAGATAGCGGAGTTGTTGATGGTAAGCAGCATGGTTACTTATCCTTCAAGCTTCCACGTTTTGAAGAATTCATGAATCTAAAATTATATTAA
- a CDS encoding radical SAM protein has protein sequence MPKKLNGTVIVTYRCNARCNMCNRYKAPSDPKDEISIETIKKLPPMYFTNITGGEPFIREDIKDIVRELRKKSDRIVISTNGFFTDKIIDLCKEFPDVGIRISIEGLEQTNNEIRGLPDGFNRGYTTLKKLREMGLKDVGFGMTVQDRNAPDLCELYKLSDELDMEFATASLHNSFYFVEAKNIIHDRPMVAEHFEELINMLLKSKSPKKWFRAYFNHGLINYIYGQKRLLPCDMSFDTFFIDPYGDVMPCNGTKDKEVMGNLNNQSWDELWNSEQADRVRSVVRHCDRDCWMIGSVSPAMHKYIWVPAWWVIRHKFKALFMKKPYSMYENKIVRDLRDGKVTKEELDKCSTCDMCAVANDGLKK, from the coding sequence ATGCCCAAGAAGTTAAATGGAACAGTTATCGTCACTTACAGATGTAATGCCCGCTGCAATATGTGCAACAGATATAAGGCACCATCTGACCCTAAGGACGAGATTTCAATAGAGACGATCAAGAAGCTTCCACCAATGTATTTTACAAATATTACTGGCGGAGAGCCATTTATCCGTGAGGATATCAAGGATATCGTAAGAGAACTCAGGAAAAAGAGTGATAGGATCGTTATTTCTACAAACGGTTTTTTTACAGATAAGATAATCGATCTGTGCAAGGAATTCCCTGATGTTGGTATCAGAATATCAATCGAGGGCCTTGAGCAGACTAATAATGAGATAAGAGGCCTTCCGGATGGCTTTAACAGAGGATACACAACTCTTAAAAAGCTCCGCGAAATGGGACTTAAGGATGTAGGCTTTGGTATGACGGTTCAGGATAGGAACGCACCTGATCTGTGTGAGCTTTATAAGCTTTCTGACGAGCTTGATATGGAGTTTGCTACAGCTTCACTTCACAACAGCTTTTATTTCGTTGAAGCCAAGAATATCATCCACGACAGACCGATGGTGGCAGAGCACTTTGAGGAACTTATCAACATGCTCCTTAAGTCAAAGAGCCCCAAGAAGTGGTTCAGGGCATATTTTAATCACGGACTTATCAACTATATCTATGGCCAGAAGAGACTTCTTCCATGTGATATGAGTTTCGATACTTTCTTTATTGATCCTTACGGAGATGTTATGCCATGTAACGGAACCAAGGATAAAGAGGTAATGGGTAATCTTAATAATCAGAGCTGGGATGAGCTGTGGAATTCAGAACAGGCTGACAGAGTCAGAAGCGTAGTCAGACACTGTGACAGGGATTGTTGGATGATTGGTTCTGTTTCTCCTGCAATGCACAAGTATATCTGGGTTCCTGCCTGGTGGGTTATCCGCCACAAATTCAAGGCTCTTTTCATGAAGAAGCCTTACTCTATGTATGAGAACAAGATAGTAAGAGACCTTCGCGATGGCAAGGTTACCAAGGAAGAATTGGATAAGTGCAGCACCTGCGATATGTGTGCTGTCGCTAATGATGGACTTAAGAAGTGA
- a CDS encoding polysaccharide biosynthesis protein, whose protein sequence is MIGARAAGLYEGMTVYNISLLLGLFLFALKMVVTKYSLKEYAICAAFLLLSGIVYAKTGEKGLLVCFTMMLGMKGVSVMKVIKTGIIVAGVIVLTRVFTGTFGFVNGIYYPQEREGVGLMFRESLGYAHPNTLHMNVLMLTMLCMYFVSKALKGDKIRLLIYSVLALLFNLYIFQFSGSRTGLLGSIAFLIVNYWFSSLDRPRLFEKIVCYASYPIVCLMAIVMPELLYRVLPYETFDLIDRTFFTTRFSIARYFWENNSVSLFGIRLNNPHHLMKTYGLDMAHLYLFLQLGIVAFLVISALTMWFIHNSLKAGHMQELAVLMGMLFIGIWEPLLYNLGFKNFVYVFMGSMMLNSFQLELFSVKISSLTAKKLGRIVSIGVIAGICGMMLFYLCTNEPSALYGNREADETGKSLGMEAVYLTGEEVSDLQSKGDIFIGYVDDKTPMYQYDSHIAGMEYERRGLSVAVYLAMFIIMVQCLFEKRKISNRNGEK, encoded by the coding sequence ATGATAGGTGCCAGAGCGGCAGGATTATACGAGGGGATGACCGTATATAATATTTCGCTGCTTCTGGGACTTTTTCTTTTTGCTCTTAAGATGGTTGTTACTAAGTATAGCCTTAAAGAGTATGCAATATGTGCAGCATTTCTTCTGCTTTCTGGAATCGTTTATGCAAAGACCGGTGAAAAAGGGCTTCTGGTGTGCTTTACAATGATGCTTGGAATGAAAGGTGTCAGCGTAATGAAGGTTATTAAGACCGGCATCATCGTGGCAGGTGTTATTGTCCTCACCAGAGTATTTACCGGAACTTTCGGATTTGTTAATGGCATTTATTATCCGCAGGAAAGAGAAGGCGTCGGCCTGATGTTCAGGGAATCTCTCGGTTACGCCCATCCCAATACTCTCCATATGAACGTTTTGATGCTGACTATGCTGTGTATGTATTTTGTGAGTAAAGCTCTTAAGGGAGATAAGATAAGACTGCTTATATATTCAGTTCTGGCGCTTTTGTTTAATCTCTATATTTTTCAGTTCTCGGGGAGCAGAACAGGACTGCTTGGCTCTATAGCCTTTTTGATTGTTAATTACTGGTTTTCTTCACTAGACAGACCGAGGCTTTTTGAAAAGATTGTTTGCTATGCTTCATATCCTATTGTCTGCCTCATGGCAATAGTAATGCCGGAGCTCTTATACAGAGTTCTTCCTTATGAAACATTTGACCTGATAGATAGGACTTTTTTTACTACAAGATTTTCTATCGCAAGATATTTCTGGGAGAATAATTCAGTTTCTCTATTTGGCATTAGGCTGAATAATCCTCATCATCTTATGAAGACTTATGGACTTGATATGGCCCATCTGTATCTCTTTTTACAGCTGGGAATTGTGGCATTTTTGGTCATAAGTGCTCTTACCATGTGGTTTATCCACAATAGCCTTAAGGCAGGCCACATGCAGGAACTTGCAGTACTTATGGGGATGCTTTTTATAGGTATATGGGAGCCTCTTTTATATAATCTTGGTTTTAAGAATTTTGTTTATGTATTTATGGGCTCGATGATGCTTAACAGTTTTCAGTTAGAACTTTTTTCGGTTAAGATATCTAGCCTTACTGCCAAAAAGCTTGGAAGAATTGTTTCAATTGGCGTCATAGCAGGTATTTGCGGAATGATGCTCTTTTATCTTTGCACAAATGAGCCATCTGCACTATATGGAAACAGAGAGGCGGATGAGACCGGAAAGAGCCTTGGTATGGAGGCCGTTTATCTGACTGGCGAGGAGGTATCAGATCTTCAGAGTAAAGGTGATATTTTCATCGGTTATGTTGATGACAAAACGCCTATGTATCAGTATGACAGCCACATTGCAGGAATGGAATACGAAAGACGAGGATTATCTGTTGCAGTATACTTGGCAATGTTTATAATTATGGTACAATGTTTATTTGAAAAAAGAAAAATTAGTAACAGGAATGGGGAAAAATGA
- a CDS encoding sugar transferase has translation MSNKYRTLQTYVLWGIDMACIIVSYMFFSWLRFKDNNDWGDKTLHYMVCVLFLLFCTGYTFLADWNRDFIVRGYIIEFLNVVRFVAFMMLASIAVVYFLDWARILSRFVVLNFIWADILLTLIVRVIFKNFFRGYISSDMNVQRVVVVAEKELMESTVKKLIKNSKGIGYKIVRAYCVDDENTSSSEPWYIEGVHVHHGIQNLTERLITDPFDEVFINTPNIPQRKMEDIIMGFEEMGVTTHYNLELPDVGKAVTEVGDFLDYTVISYSMFRSSYKRLFIKRIIDILGGLVGLIFTGIITVFLGPAIKLDSPGPIFFSQVRIGKNGRRFKIYKFRSMYIDAEERKKELEAQNEMNGLMFKMENDPRVTKVGKFIRKTSLDEFPQFLNVLKGDMSLVGTRPPTENEFKQYNEHYRRRLSMTPGLTGLWQISGRSDIEDFDEVVKLDLRYIDNWSLTEDFKILLKTVGVVLFGKGAK, from the coding sequence ATGAGTAACAAATACCGGACTTTACAGACTTATGTGTTGTGGGGAATTGACATGGCGTGCATTATCGTGTCGTACATGTTCTTTTCATGGCTGAGATTCAAGGACAATAACGATTGGGGCGACAAAACGCTTCATTATATGGTATGCGTATTGTTCCTTCTCTTTTGTACAGGATATACTTTCCTGGCAGACTGGAACAGAGATTTTATCGTGCGAGGATACATAATCGAGTTCCTTAATGTGGTCAGATTCGTGGCATTTATGATGCTTGCGTCTATTGCAGTTGTCTATTTCCTTGATTGGGCAAGGATACTTTCAAGATTTGTTGTTTTGAATTTTATCTGGGCAGACATTTTGCTGACTCTGATTGTGAGAGTTATATTCAAGAATTTTTTCAGAGGCTATATTTCCAGCGATATGAATGTTCAGAGAGTTGTAGTCGTTGCTGAGAAAGAGCTCATGGAGAGCACTGTCAAAAAGCTCATCAAGAACAGCAAGGGAATCGGCTACAAGATTGTCAGAGCTTATTGTGTTGATGACGAAAACACTTCCTCATCAGAGCCTTGGTACATCGAGGGAGTTCATGTTCATCATGGTATCCAGAACCTGACAGAGAGACTTATAACAGATCCATTTGACGAAGTGTTCATCAATACACCTAATATTCCGCAGCGCAAGATGGAAGATATCATTATGGGATTTGAAGAAATGGGTGTTACAACTCATTATAATCTCGAGCTTCCGGATGTGGGCAAGGCTGTTACTGAAGTTGGAGATTTCCTTGATTACACAGTTATTTCTTACAGCATGTTCCGCAGCAGCTACAAGAGACTGTTTATCAAGAGAATCATCGATATACTTGGTGGACTTGTAGGACTTATTTTTACAGGTATTATTACTGTTTTCTTAGGACCTGCTATCAAACTTGATTCACCCGGACCTATCTTTTTCTCACAGGTTAGAATTGGTAAGAACGGAAGACGATTCAAGATTTATAAATTCAGATCTATGTATATAGATGCTGAGGAGCGCAAAAAAGAACTCGAGGCTCAGAATGAGATGAACGGACTTATGTTCAAGATGGAGAACGACCCACGAGTTACCAAGGTTGGTAAGTTCATCAGAAAGACAAGTCTTGATGAATTCCCGCAGTTCCTCAATGTTCTCAAGGGGGATATGAGCCTTGTTGGAACAAGACCACCGACAGAGAACGAATTCAAGCAGTACAACGAGCATTACAGAAGACGTCTTTCTATGACTCCGGGTCTTACAGGACTATGGCAGATCAGTGGTAGAAGTGATATTGAGGACTTTGATGAGGTTGTTAAGCTTGATCTTAGATATATAGATAACTGGAGCCTTACAGAAGACTTCAAGATTTTGCTCAAGACAGTAGGAGTAGTTCTTTTTGGCAAGGGAGCCAAGTAA